In Gracilimonas sp., a single window of DNA contains:
- a CDS encoding nitrous oxide reductase accessory protein NosL: MIIALILLVGCSQEPVPIHYNSDECAHCKMMITDNQFAAQLVTDKGKAYKFDAIECMAVYYRENQNDLSGSRLWVSNYNKPGTWLDALEAQFVKSEVINSPMGESLLALPGKEAADEHVEDKPGRLLLWDEVSQTDMKKGTHR, translated from the coding sequence ATGATAATTGCTCTGATTCTTTTGGTCGGGTGTAGTCAGGAGCCTGTTCCAATTCATTATAACAGTGACGAATGCGCTCACTGTAAAATGATGATCACCGACAATCAGTTTGCGGCCCAACTGGTCACGGATAAAGGTAAGGCCTATAAATTTGATGCCATTGAATGCATGGCCGTTTACTATCGTGAGAATCAAAATGATTTAAGCGGTTCCAGACTGTGGGTCAGTAATTACAATAAACCCGGTACCTGGCTGGATGCTTTAGAAGCCCAGTTTGTGAAGAGTGAGGTTATTAATAGTCCTATGGGTGAATCCCTGCTTGCTTTACCGGGGAAAGAGGCCGCAGACGAACATGTAGAAGACAAACCCGGGCGTTTACTGCTTTGGGATGAAGTCTCCCAAACGGATATGAAAAAGGGAACGCACAGATAG
- a CDS encoding nitrous oxide reductase family maturation protein NosD — protein MMGLFLLVGSIASAQPVTVSPEGETSTIVEGLELTQPYDTLIIKEGTYREHNLIVDHPLTIIGEGRPVIDGEKKGFILVITGDDVTVKGLEIRNTSTSFMEDYAGILIEKTKNTVIEDVRLIDNFFGIYLAETDKAKIKNNYLSASGERETSSGNGIHLWYSKDTKIEGNYVRGHRDGLYFEFVDGAFITNNLSEENIRYGIHFMYSDNCSYVENTFRDNGGGVAVMYTSNVEIIGNRFEDNWGSSAYGMLLKEINRSRIENNHFENNSVGLYIEATSRNEVKGNTFRQNGWAVKLMANSTDNVFSENNFIANSFEVSTNSRRNFNEFTGNYWSQYEGYDLDRDGVGDVPHHPVRLFTILVEKQPQSLLLLRSLLVDILDAAEKVMPALTPETLIDIKPQMNEL, from the coding sequence ATGATGGGCTTATTCCTGCTCGTCGGTTCCATCGCTTCGGCTCAACCCGTTACGGTTTCGCCGGAGGGAGAGACTTCCACCATAGTTGAGGGACTAGAATTAACTCAGCCCTATGACACTCTCATCATCAAAGAGGGAACCTATCGTGAGCACAACCTGATAGTTGATCATCCGCTTACCATTATTGGGGAAGGCCGACCCGTGATAGATGGGGAGAAAAAAGGGTTCATCCTGGTTATAACTGGAGATGATGTAACCGTGAAAGGCCTTGAAATCCGCAATACCAGTACTAGTTTTATGGAAGATTACGCAGGCATTCTGATTGAGAAAACCAAAAATACGGTCATCGAAGACGTAAGATTGATCGATAATTTTTTCGGGATTTATCTTGCTGAGACCGATAAAGCCAAAATCAAAAATAATTATTTATCAGCATCGGGAGAACGGGAGACTTCATCAGGAAATGGAATTCATCTTTGGTACAGCAAAGACACAAAAATTGAAGGTAACTATGTGCGTGGTCATCGCGACGGATTGTATTTTGAATTCGTTGATGGAGCCTTCATCACCAATAACCTGAGTGAAGAAAATATCCGTTATGGCATTCATTTCATGTATTCCGATAACTGCAGTTATGTGGAAAATACATTCAGGGATAATGGTGGAGGCGTAGCAGTTATGTACACCTCGAATGTTGAGATCATCGGTAACCGTTTTGAGGACAACTGGGGATCATCTGCTTATGGTATGCTTTTGAAGGAGATCAACCGCAGTCGTATTGAGAATAATCATTTTGAGAACAATTCGGTGGGACTTTACATAGAGGCCACCAGCCGTAACGAAGTTAAGGGGAATACATTTCGGCAAAATGGTTGGGCGGTAAAACTGATGGCAAACTCAACGGATAACGTATTTAGTGAGAATAATTTCATTGCCAACTCTTTTGAAGTTTCGACGAATAGCCGGCGTAATTTTAACGAGTTTACCGGGAATTACTGGAGCCAATATGAAGGCTATGACCTGGATCGGGATGGAGTAGGAGATGTTCCACATCATCCGGTACGATTGTTTACGATACTGGTTGAAAAACAACCACAGTCTCTGCTGTTGCTAAGAAGCTTGTTGGTAGACATACTGGATGCTGCAGAAAAAGTGATGCCGGCGTTAACCCCTGAAACACTCATCGACATCAAACCACAAATGAATGAGTTATGA
- a CDS encoding ABC transporter ATP-binding protein, with the protein MIELRGLKKKFGRLTVLDEPDLEIPSGQATGIVGPNGSGKTTMIKSILGLVKPTEGEVLINGELVNDRWEYREKIGYMPQVARYPENMTVEELFTFIKKIRGNKSSYELKLIDHFALEPELKKPMRTLSGGTRQKVGAVLSMMFDPEILIFDEPTAGLDPRSSVQFKKKVQNLKERGKTIILTTHIMSEIEELADYLIFIVEGKIKYHGPMKELLAHHKAQRLEGAVAKMMEEEAA; encoded by the coding sequence ATGATAGAACTAAGAGGATTAAAAAAGAAGTTTGGTCGGTTAACGGTACTTGATGAACCCGACCTGGAGATTCCTTCAGGTCAGGCCACCGGAATTGTCGGTCCAAACGGCTCAGGTAAAACAACCATGATCAAAAGTATTCTTGGATTGGTGAAACCGACTGAGGGTGAGGTATTGATCAATGGAGAGTTAGTGAACGACCGCTGGGAATACCGTGAAAAGATTGGCTATATGCCGCAAGTGGCTCGTTATCCGGAAAATATGACAGTGGAAGAGTTGTTTACTTTTATAAAAAAAATCAGGGGAAATAAGTCTTCATATGAATTAAAACTTATTGATCATTTTGCGCTGGAACCGGAACTGAAGAAGCCTATGCGAACCCTGTCCGGCGGTACCCGGCAGAAGGTAGGGGCAGTTTTATCCATGATGTTTGATCCGGAGATTCTCATCTTTGATGAACCCACTGCCGGGCTCGATCCCCGTTCAAGTGTTCAATTCAAAAAGAAAGTGCAAAACCTGAAAGAACGTGGTAAAACCATCATTCTAACGACCCATATTATGAGCGAAATTGAGGAACTCGCTGATTACCTCATCTTCATCGTGGAAGGTAAAATCAAATATCATGGGCCAATGAAAGAGCTTTTAGCACATCATAAAGCACAGCGTTTGGAAGGTGCCGTTGCCAAAATGATGGAGGAGGAAGCCGCATGA
- a CDS encoding ABC transporter permease subunit — translation MKTLTILSYQWKDMIRGKWIFGYALIYLLITDALIRFGGAGPKALLSISNVMLLLIPLVGMIYGALYLYQSREFTELLLAQPLNRKTIFWGLYGGLAVPLALAFTAGILIPMAYNGMLFSENALSILLLLILGNVLTLLFVGIGFWMGLTFFEDRIKGLGFSLISWLFLAVLYDGLVLFLIFILGDYPIEEPMLALTLLNPIDLARITVLLEFDISALMGYTGAVFTRFFGSFYGMLTAIACMLIWLVIPLWRAVQRFRKMDF, via the coding sequence ATGAAAACACTAACGATTTTAAGTTACCAATGGAAAGATATGATACGGGGAAAATGGATCTTCGGCTATGCCCTTATATATCTGCTGATTACAGACGCACTCATTCGTTTTGGAGGAGCCGGCCCAAAAGCTTTACTCAGCATTTCAAATGTCATGCTTCTGCTCATTCCTCTTGTGGGGATGATTTATGGCGCCTTATATCTCTATCAGTCCAGGGAGTTTACCGAATTACTTTTAGCGCAACCACTCAACCGGAAAACTATTTTTTGGGGATTATATGGTGGACTTGCCGTACCCCTTGCTTTAGCCTTTACAGCCGGAATTTTGATTCCTATGGCTTATAATGGAATGCTCTTTTCTGAAAATGCACTATCCATCTTGTTATTGTTGATACTTGGAAATGTATTAACCCTGTTATTTGTAGGAATAGGATTCTGGATGGGGCTTACTTTTTTCGAAGATCGCATCAAAGGATTGGGGTTTTCTCTTATCAGCTGGCTTTTCTTGGCTGTTTTGTATGATGGTTTGGTCCTGTTTCTGATCTTTATATTGGGAGATTATCCCATCGAAGAACCAATGCTGGCCTTAACCTTGTTGAACCCAATCGATCTTGCCAGAATTACCGTATTGCTGGAATTTGATATATCGGCTTTAATGGGATATACCGGCGCAGTATTTACTCGATTTTTCGGAAGCTTTTATGGAATGCTGACGGCTATAGCATGTATGTTGATTTGGCTGGTAATTCCACTGTGGAGAGCAGTTCAACGGTTTAGGAAAATGGATTTTTGA
- a CDS encoding FAD/NAD(P)-binding oxidoreductase has translation MGKTILVLGGGIGGINTAKELNRKIGNEDGINLARILVFEKDEKNVFGPSLTWLMVGKREMEEVYRETKDAEIGGIEIILGDIESVDPENISVTSGGKKYKGDYMVVSLGVEQSSEYHLGLLGHNFYTLEGAASFYDDLKEFKGGKITIVVPSLPYKSPVAPYEATMLVENYIREHGLRDKTEIALYTPESEPMPFAGQEISENVKELMKSKGVQYKPNHQLVSGSDKTLVFKTDSEGRKEVDFSLMAYTPKHECPSVIKDTGLVGESGWIEVDRKTMETDFSNVYAIGDITAIRLDSGETLPKAGVFAQYQGHIVAHNIARDISGKSPDEIFEGEGEYILELGGDKAQKIKGNFYETDVDAKKSSMIRHWEKVLFEKSWFIKNF, from the coding sequence ATGGGAAAAACAATATTGGTATTAGGCGGCGGAATTGGCGGGATCAACACAGCCAAAGAATTGAATAGAAAAATTGGAAATGAAGATGGCATTAACCTTGCCCGGATCCTTGTTTTTGAGAAGGATGAGAAAAATGTATTTGGTCCTTCATTAACGTGGCTTATGGTTGGTAAAAGAGAAATGGAAGAAGTATACCGTGAAACTAAAGATGCCGAAATTGGGGGTATTGAAATCATTTTAGGCGATATTGAATCCGTGGATCCGGAAAATATATCGGTTACGTCCGGCGGGAAAAAATATAAAGGCGATTATATGGTCGTTTCACTCGGTGTTGAGCAGTCATCAGAGTATCATCTTGGGTTATTGGGGCACAACTTCTACACGCTTGAGGGGGCTGCTTCATTCTATGACGATTTAAAAGAATTTAAAGGTGGAAAAATTACGATTGTAGTTCCCTCACTGCCATACAAATCACCGGTAGCTCCTTACGAAGCCACGATGCTTGTTGAAAACTATATTAGGGAGCATGGACTGAGAGATAAGACAGAAATTGCTCTTTATACTCCGGAATCGGAACCAATGCCATTTGCCGGTCAGGAAATTTCTGAAAATGTAAAAGAGTTGATGAAATCAAAAGGGGTGCAGTACAAACCCAATCACCAATTGGTTTCGGGTTCAGATAAAACTTTGGTTTTTAAAACCGATTCCGAAGGCCGTAAAGAAGTTGATTTCAGTTTAATGGCGTACACTCCCAAACACGAATGTCCTTCTGTAATAAAAGACACCGGGTTGGTTGGAGAATCAGGCTGGATTGAAGTTGACCGAAAAACAATGGAAACTGATTTTTCCAATGTATATGCCATTGGAGATATCACGGCCATTCGTCTTGATTCAGGTGAAACACTTCCAAAAGCCGGCGTTTTTGCTCAATATCAGGGGCATATTGTAGCACATAATATTGCCAGAGATATCTCAGGTAAATCACCCGATGAAATTTTTGAGGGAGAGGGAGAATATATCCTCGAATTAGGAGGAGATAAGGCTCAAAAAATTAAGGGAAATTTCTACGAAACCGATGTAGATGCCAAAAAATCAAGCATGATCAGGCATTGGGAAAAAGTATTGTTCGAGAAATCCTGGTTTATCAAAAACTTTTGA